The Couchioplanes caeruleus nucleotide sequence GCGGCGAAGTTGCGGGAGGATCACCGTGCGCTCCTCTGCCAGTCGATTCGGGTGACGACGGGCCCGGCCGGGCCCGGCGAATCATCCTGGCTGCTCGATGTTGCGGTACGGCATCGAGTGACGGATCGCACGTCGACCGCGTCGCGTTCGTGGCGAAGGTGAGACGAACGTGTGATGCAGCCTTCGGCGTGTCAGGTTGACTTCTTCTCGACCTGCGCTCGCAACGTCGGGAACTCCGCCTTGGCGCTGCTCATCGACTTGTAGTACCAGATCACCCAGCCGACGCTGCCCTCGTCCGCCCAGCCGCACATGATCAGCGGGGCGCCGCCCGCCTCGCCGCGGCCGCACTTCGCCGCGCCGCCCAGCGCGCCCGGGTAGGTCTTGGTGATGCCGGTCAGCTTGAGGCCGCCCACGCCCGCGCCGAGGAACGTGCCGTCGAGCTCGCGCGTGGGGTTGGTCACATCCGCGGCCGCGGCGGCGACGATCACGATGTTCTGCCGGCTCGGGGTGCCGTAGAGGGCACCGACCGTGGCCTTGGCGTTGGGCACCTTCTTCAGGCCCTCTTCGAGCTGCTCGGCTGCCCCGGCGAACTGGGGATCGGTGAGCTTCGGCCGGCCGCCCAGCTTCCTGGGCTCCACCACGGTGATCGTGGCGGTGGGCGCCAGGGTGGGTTCCTCGGTCGGAAACGTCGGCAGCGTCGGGTCCGGCGTCGCGGCGTCCCACGGCGTCGGGGCGGTCGTGGCGACCGCGTCCGCGATGTCGTCGGCGGTGTTGCGGCCGACCAGGTAGACGGCGGTGCCGCCGCCCACGCAGAGCACCAGGAACACGGCGATGGACACCAGCGTGATCGGCAGCGCCCGGGACTTCGCCGGCGGCTGGGCCGGCGGGTAGCCCATGGCCATGGGCGGCCCGGACTGGGGATAGCCGGCCATGGGCGGCCCGGACTGCGGGTAGCCGGCCATGGGCGGCCCGGACTGCGGGTAGCCGGCCATCGGCGGGCCGGACTGCGGGTAGCCGGGCTGGGCGTCGACCCGGGTGGGGTCGGGCTGCGGGTACGGCGGCTGCTGACCGTACGAGGGCTGCGGCGGGTAGCCCGGCGGGACCGACGCGGGCACGTCCGGGTTCGGCGGCGGCGGGTAGCCGGGATGGCCACCGTACGGCTGCTGCGGCGGCTGCCCACTTCCGGGCTGCTCGGGGTACGGCGGGCCCGGATAGGGCGGCTGCGACATCAACGCTCCAACGATCGGCCGACTGCTCGCAGGAGCTTAGCCGCCGCCGTACAGGTGAATCTTCCCCTGTTCCGCGGGCCCCGACGCACCGAAAGGATCAATCGTCGGGGCCCGCGGAGGACGTCAGGACTTCTGCTCGATCTCGCCGCGCATCGCGACGAACTCCTTCTCGAGGTCCGCCTTGCCCTTGAACATCATCGCGATCATGCCGACGCTGCCGTTGTCGGACCAGACGCAGACGGCCATCGGCACGCCCGAGGTGTTGCTGTCGCCGCACTTGGCGATGCCGCCCAGCGGGCCCGGGTCGGTGTCGGTGACGTCCTCGAGCTTGATGCCGCCCTGGCCGAGGCCCTCGGTGAACTCGTCGTAGCGGCTCTGCGGGGAGCCGTTGATCGACGAGGCCGCGGCCACCATGACGATGTCCTGCTTCTGGATGTCGCCGTAGATCGCGCCGACCGAGCCGGTCGAGCCGGGGATCTTGGCCATCTCGCTGTCGAGGCCCTCGACGCTGCTCTGCAGGGTCGGGTCGCTGGCCTTCTCCCGGCCGCCGAGGGTCTGCGGCTCGACCACGGTGATCTTCGTGGCGTCGACGACCTGCTCGACCTTGTCCTTGGCCGCGAACACGGCGATGCCGATGCCGGCGACGCAGAGCACCGCGACCACGGCGACCACGATCAGCACGATCTTCAGCGCCGAGTTCTTCTTCTTCGGCGCGGGCGCCGAGCCGTACGGCGGCACCGCGCCGCCGGGCTGCGGCGGGTAGGAGCCGTCACCGGGCGGCGGGTAGGAACCCTGACCGGACGGCGGCGGGTAGGAACCCTGACCGGACGGCGGCGGGTACGAGCCCTGGCCCGGCGGCGGGTACGAGCCGGCACCGGAGGAGGGCGGCGGGTAGCCACCGGCCCCGGAGGACGGCGGCGGGTACGAACCGGGTGCCGCCGGCGGCTGGTAGCCGCCTCCTGATTCGGGGCCGGGCTGGCCGGGATAGGGCTGGTACGGCGGCTGAGACATGAGAACTCCAGAGCTAAGAACGTCAGCCGCAGGAGCGTACCCACCTGCGACGACGGCGTGGGTCCCCTATCCGTCAGTTGAACGACACAGTGCTGTCACGAAGACGCCCCCGCGCCAGGGACAGGCGCGGGGGCATCGGTTCGGACGGCCGGATCAGGCGGGCAGACTCGCCAGGCCCCGCGGCAGGAAGCGCTTGCCGGTGACCCGCTCGGAGGTGCCGCTGCGATCCAGGTACGGCGTCACGCCGCCCAGGTGGAACGGCCAGCCGGCGCCCAGGATCATGCACAGGTCGATGTCCTGCGCCTCGGCGACGACGCCCTCGTCCAGCATCAGCCGGATCTCCTCGGCGAGCGCGTCCAGCGCCTTCTGGCGTACCTCGTCGGCGGTGAGCGGGGCGGAACCGCCCCCGATCAGCGCTTCCACCTCGGGGTTGATCTCGTCGTCGACCATCAGCGGCAGGCCGGCGTCGACGATCTTCTTGAGGTTGGGGCTGTCGCCGAAGCGGTCCGGGAAGGCCTCGTGCAGCGTCTCGCCCACGTGGTACGCGACCGCCGGGCCGACCAGCTGCAGCAGCGCGATCGGGCGCATCGGCAGACCCAGCGGGTCGAGCGCGGTGTCGACCGTGGCCAGCGGCGTGCCGGCGTCGATCGCGGCGAACACCTCGCTCGTGAAGCGGGTGAGCAGGCGGTTCACCACGAACGCCGGGGCGTCCTTGACGAGCACGGAGGACTTCTTGAGCTCCTTGCCGACCGCGAAGGCGGTGGCCAGCGTCGCGTCGTCCGTACGGCCGCCCTTGATGATCTCCAGCAGCGGCAGCACGGCGACCGGGTTGAAGAAGTGGAAGCCGACGACCCGCTCGGGGTGCTCGAGGTCGGCGGCCATCTCGGTCACCGACAGCGACGAGGTGTTGGTGGCGAGCACGGTCTCCGGCCCGACGATCTTCTCGAGCTCGGCCCAGATCTGCTTCTTGAGGTCGAGGTTCTCGAACACCGCCTCGATCACGAAGTCGGCGTCGGCGAACACGGACTTGTCGACCGAGCCGCTGACCAGGCCGCGCAGCTTGGCCGCCGTACCCTCGTCCATCCGGCCCCTGCCGACCATCTTGTCGATCTGCCCGCGGACGTAGTCGACGCCCTTGTCCACCCGGGCCTGGTCGATGTCGGTGAGCACGACCGGCACCTGCAGGCGCCGCGCGAAGAGCAGCGCCAGCTGGGAGGCCATGAGACCGGCGCCGACGATGCCGACCTTGGTGACCTTGCGGGCCAGGGACTTGTCGGGTACGCCCACCGGGCGCTTCGCGCGACGCTGGACCAGGTCGAACGCGTACAGGCTGGCCCGCGACTCGTCGCCCATGATGAGGTCGGCGAGGGCCTGCGTCTCGGCCGCCGTACCGTCCTCGAACGAGGCGTCCTTGGCGAGCGCGAGCAGCTCGAGGGCCTTGTTGGCCGAGGGAACCGCGCCGTGCAGCTTCTCGTCGAGCTGCTGCTTGGCGAAGAAGAGCACGCCCTCCCACATGTCCTTGTCGACCTCGGGGCGCTGCACCTCGATCTCGCCCTTGACCACGCCGGCCGCCCACTCCAGCGAGCGCTCCAGGAAGTCGGCCGGCTCGAACAGCACGTCGGCGACCCCGAGCTCGGCGGCCTGCTTCGGCCGGAGCACCTTCTGGGTGAGCGGGTTCTGCAGGATGACCTGCGCCGCCCCCGGCACGCCGATGAGGTTGGGCAGGAGCTGGCTGCCGCCCCAGCCGGGCACCAGGCCGATCGCGACCTCGGGCAGACCGAGCGCCGCGGCGCCGCCGGACACCGTGCGGTAGTGGCAGTGCAGCGAGACCTCGAGGCCGCCGCCGAGCGCCGCACCGTTGATGAAGGCGAAGGTCGGGATGCTCGAGCTCTTCAGGCGGGCGAAGACCCGGTGGCCGAGCTCGCCGAGGGCCACCGCCTGGTCCCGCTCGGTGATGAACGGCATGCCGGTGATGTCGGCGCCGACGCAGAAGATGTACGGCTTGCCGGTCAGCGCGATGAATGCCGGCTCTGCCTCGGTGGCCTTGGTGATCGCCTCGTCCAGCGACCGCAGCCCGGCGGGGCCGAAGCTGTTCGGCTTCTTGTAGTCCAGGCCGTTGTCGAGGGTGATCAGCGCGGCAGGCTTCTCCAGCCCGGGCACCTTGACCAGGCGTACGAGCGCCTTCGTCACGACCTCGTTGGGGTACTCGGGCAGAGCCGTCACTTGTCGTTCCCTTCCCAGTTCGGGTTCTCCCAGATCACGGTGCCGCCCATGCCGATGCCGATGCACATCGCGGTGAGGCCGTAGCGGACCTCGGGGTGCTCGGCGAAGTGGCGGGCCAGCTGCGTCATCAGCCGTACGCCGGAGGAGGCCAGCGGGTGGCCGATGGCGATCGCGCCGCCCCACGGGTTCACCCGCGGGTCGTCGTCGGCGATGCCGAAGTGGTCGAGGAACGCGAGCACCTGCACCGCGAACGCCTCGTTCAGCTCGAACAGGCCGATGTCGTCGATGGTGAGGCCGGCCAGCCGCAGCGCCCTCTCGGTCGACGGGATCGGGCCATAGCCCATGACCTCCGGCTCGACGCCGACGAAGCCGTACGACACGAGCCGCATCGCGACCGGCAGGCCCAGCTCACGGGCGGTGTCCTCGCTGGCCAGCAGCGCCGCGGTGGCGCCGTCGTTGAGGCCGGCTGCGTTGCCGGCGGTGACCCGGCCGTGCGGGCGGAACGGGGTCTTCAGCGTGGCGAGCTTCTCCATCGAGGTCTCGCGGGGCGCCTCGTCGGCCGTGGCCAGGCCCCAGCCCTCCTCGGCGCTGCGGATCGCCACCGGCACCATGTCGGGCTGCAGCTTGCCGTTCGCGTACGCCTTCGCGGTCTTCTCCTGCGAGGCCAGGCCGAACGCGTCCGCCCGCTCCTTGGAGATCTGCGGGAGGCGGTCGTGCAGGTTCTCCGCCGTCGCGCCCATGACCAGCGCGGACGGGTCGACCAGCTTCTCCGCGAGGATGCGCGGGTTGGGGTCCACGCCCTCGCCCATGGGGTGCCGGCCCATGTGCTCGACACCGCCGGCGATGGCCACGTCGTACGCACCCATGGCGATGCCGCCGGCGACGTTGGTCACCGCGGTCATGGCGCCGGCGCACATCCGGTCGATCGCGTACCCGGGAACGGTCTTCGGCAGCCCGGCCAGCAGCGCGGCCACCCGCCCGATCGTCAGGCCCTGGTCGCCGATCTGGGTGGTGGCCGCGATCGCGACCTCGTCCACCCGCTCGGGCGGAAGCTGCGGGTTGCGGCGCATCAACTCACGGATGCACCGGATCACCAGGTCGTCGGCGCGGGTCTCGGCGTACATGCCGCCGGCCTTGCCGAACGGGGTGCGGACGCCGTCGACGAAGACGACCTCGCGACTTACTCGGGGCACAACAAGCCTCCTTGCAGGCGTGAACCCAGGGCTGTGACACGGCAGATGTTACTCGCCGGTAGGTAACCGGACCAGTCGATGTGACAAGTCCCTGGGAACACGGTGCCGCAGGAGGAACGGCGGTGTCAGCCCGTCGCGGCGGCCGGATCGGGCAGCACCTTGGCCAGCTCGTCCGCGAGCAGGCCGACCTGCCAGTTCCGGGCGCCGAACCCGCGGAGGACGTCGCCGACCGTCTGCGGCGCGACCTCCTCCGGCGGGGACCAGGCCAGCCGCCGGATGAAGTCCGGGCTGATCAGGTTCTCCGGCGGGAGGGTGTGCGCCTCCGCCGTCGCGATGACCACCTGACGGCAGCGCTGCAGGCGGGCCGCCGCGACCGGGTCGCGTTCCGCCCAGCGGTGCGGCGGGGGCGGCCCCTCGACCGGCTGGTTGACCGGCAGCTCGTCGTCGGGCAGGGCGCGGGCGGCGTCCAGCGCGTCCAGCCAGACCCGGGCCAGCCGGCGCACCGAGCGGCCGCCGAAGCCGGGCAGGCCCAGCAGGGCCCGCTCGTCCTTGGGGTCCAGCTCCGCCGCCGCGATGATCGCCGAGTCCGGCAGCACCCGGCCCGGTGCCGAGTCCCGGCGGGCCGCCACGCCGTCGCGGGCGTACCAGAGGGCGCGGACACGGGACTGGGCGCGGGCGCCGCGGACCCGGTGGATGCCCGAGGTGCGGCGCCAGGGGTCGGGGCGTACCCGCGGCGGCCGGTCGGCGCTGGCCACGAGGGCGGCGAACTCCTCCGCCGCCCACTCGGCCTTGCCCTGGCTCTCCAGCTCGGCGGCGAGCAGGTCGCGCAGGTCGGTGAGCAGTTCCACGTCCAGGGCCGCGTACGTCAGCCACGACTCCGGCAGCGGGCGGGTCGACCAGTCCGCGGCCGAGTGGTGCTTCTCCAGCGAGTACCCGAGCAGCTGCTCGGTCAGCGCGGCGAGGCCCACCCGCTCGAACCCGGCCAGCCGGGCGGCCAGCTCCGTGTCGAACAGCTTGCGCGGCTTCATGCCGATCTCGGCCAGGCACGCCAGGTCCTGGCTGGCGGCGTGCAGCACCCACTCGGTGTCGGCAAGCGCGGCGTCGAGCGTGCTCAGGTCGTCCAGCGGCATCGGGTCTATGAGCACCGTGCCGGCGCCCTCCCGGCGCAGCTGCACCAGGTACGCGCGCTGCGTGTAGCGGTAGCCGGAGGCCCGTTCGGCGTCCACCGCCACCGGACCCGAGCCGGCGGCGAGCCGCTCGACGACCTCGGCGAGCTCCTCGGCGGTCTCGAGGGGGCGTGGCGTGCCGTCGCGGGGCGCGGTCAGCGGTACGGCGGCGCGGGCAGGCTCGTCGGGACCGCCAGACGTCGGGTCGGGCGGCACGTCGTGCGGTCCGTCGGTTGCGTGGTCCGGCGCGTCCCGACGGCGCGGAAATGCTTCGTCGGTCACACCGTAACCGTACGGGGGGACCTCCCCGGGCGTGTGCAGCCGGGTACCGGCGCGTCGAATGCGATGCAGTCCGCATCCTCGCCGAACCGTCGGAAAAGGCGCCACGGGACCCGTCCGCGGAGGCGGTTCCGTCCGTACTACCGGCCGTGACCACCGCGTTCGACCCCTTCGGGGCGCCCGGCCCGCGCCGGCTGCCGCAGGATCCGCTGCTCAGCCTGCCCGACCATCCGTCCGGCGAATGGGCCACCGCCCGGACCGCCACGCCGCCGCCGCGGATAGGGCATCCCCGCCCGGCGCGCCGCGACGCAGGTCCCTATCTGGCCTCGCCGGCCGGGGGAGCGCCGTACCCGGTGGTCGCCGGGCCGGACGAGGTGCGGCAGCCCCGCAGCCGGCTGGTCCCCGCGTTGCTGGCGGTGGTCCTGCTCGTGGGCGGCGGGTTCATGGCGTGGCGGCTGGACCGCGCCGACAGCCGCCTGACCGCGCAGCTCGCCGCGTCGCAGCAGCGGCAGGGCGAGCTGGCCGACCGGGCCGCGCGCCTGGAGAAGCGGCTGGCCGGGGTCTTCGACCCCGAAGCCATCTCGTCGTCGGTGCTGCCGAGCGTCTTCCGGGTCCGGGCCGGCAACTTCACGGGTACGGCGTTCGCGGTCGGCGAGGGCGGCGACAAGCAGGCCAGCCTGCTCACGAACTACCACGTGGTCGAGTCCGTGTGGGAGAACGGCGGCCGCAAGGTGTTCCTGGAGCGCGGCGGGGACGAGGTCTCCGCGACGATCGTCAAGGTCAGCAAGGGCAAGGACCTGGCGCTGCTGCGGGCGTCCCGGAAGATCGCCGGGCTGGAGACGGCTCCGGGCACGGTCAAGCCGGGTCAGCAGGTCGTCGTGGTGGGCGCGCCGCTCGGGCTCGAGGACACCGTCACGACCGGCGTGGTGAGCGCGTACCGGCCCGGCGACGCCGACGGCCCCTCGATCCAGTTCGACGCGCCGATCAACCCGGGAAACTCGGGCGGTCCCGTGGTGAACGGCGACGACCAGGTCATCGGGCTCGCCACGGCCAAGGCCCGGGACGCCGAGGGCATCGGTCTCGCCGTACCGATCAAGACCGCCTGTGATGCCTTCGACATTTGCTGATGGCCTCCGCTCCGCTCCGGCGGGCACTTCGCCCCGGGAAGGTCGGTGTCGAGGTGCGACTCGCGTTGCGCTCAGCGACTCGCCTCAGGTGGCTGACGCGCGCTGGTGGTTGAGGGCGGTGACGCCCGGCGGGGGCAGGCCCGCGGTGGAGGCGAGCATCGTGCACCAGCCCTGCAGGTGATCGCCGAGGTCGCCGGAGGTCGGCGTCCAGGAGGCGCGGATCTCCAGGTCGGCCGTCGGGGCCGGGCCGGCCAGCTCGCCGAAGCGGGTCGACGTGGTCTGGGTGATCGTGCCGCCGATCGCGGTGTACGCGGCCCCGTGCTGCTCCAGCCCGTCGGTCAGCCAGGTCCAGGCCACCGCCGGCAGCAGCGGGTCGCCGGCCAGGTCGGACTCCAGCTCGGCGGTGATCAGCGTGACCAGGCGCAGGTTGCCGCGCCACGCCTCGTGCCCGTCCGGGTCGTGCAGCAGGATCAACCGGCCGCTGGCCACCTCTTCGCCGTCGCGCAGCACCGTGGCGCTCAGCGCGAAGCCGTACGGGGCGAGCCGCTGCGGCGCGGCGATCTCCTCCAGCAGGATCTCCTCGCGCGGCGCGGAGGCGCGCAGCCCGGCCACGGCGCGCGTGAACGCCTCGGGTGCAGCGGACGTGGGCGCCATGGGAGGCAGCCTATGCCGATCACTGCCTTCCGTCCGTGCGCGGCGCGCCGCAGGCGCCGGTTCACTCACGTGGCACGATGTCGCGGGTGACCAACTCTCTCGCGGATTCCGCCCTCGTGCGTGCCTGCCGCGGCCTGGACGTGCCGCACACCCCCGTCTGGTTCATGCGCCAGGCCGGCCGGTCCCTGCCGGAGTACCGCAAGATCCGCGAGGGCGTCGGCATGCTCGAGTCGTGCCGCCGCCCGGACCTGGTCACCGAGATCACCCTGCAGCCGGTGCGCCGCCACGGCGTCGACGCGGCGATCCTGTTCAGCGACATCGTGGTGCCGCTCGCGGCCGCCGGGATCGACCTGGACATCGTGGCCGGCACCGGCCCGGTGGTGGCCGAGCCGATCCGGACGGCCGCCGCCGTCGAGGGCCTGCGCCCGCTGGAGCCCGGCGCGGTGGACTACGTCGCCGAGGCGGTACGCCTGCTCGTGCCCGAGCTCGGCAGCACCCCGCTGATCGGCTTCGCCGGTGCCCCGTTCACGCTGGCCAGCTACCTGATCGAGGGCGGCCCGTCGCGCACGTACGTGAAGACCAAGGCCATGATGTACGGCGACCCCGGCCTGTGGCACTCGCTCTGCTCCCGGCTCGCCGACATCACGTTCACCTTCCTGCGCGTCCAGGTGGACGCCGGGGTCAGCGCGGTCCAGCTCTTCGACTCGTGGGCGGGCGCGCTGTCCGAGGCGGACTACCGTGAGTACGTTCTGCCGCACTCGGCGAAGGTGCTCACCGGCCTGGCCGGCGCGGGCGTCCCGCGGATCCACTTCGGCGTCGGCACGTCCGTGCTGCTCCCGGCGATGGGGGAGGCGGGCGCGGACGTCGTGGGGGTGGACTGGCGTACGCCGCTCGACCGGGCGGCCGCGCTGGTCGGCCCGGACCGGTCCGTGCAGGGCAACCTCGACCCGGCGGTGCTGTTCGCGCCGTGGCCGGTCGTGGAGCGCGAGGCGCGCCGCGTGCTGCGCGAGGGCCGGGCCGCCCGCGGTCACGTCTTCAACCTCGGCCACGGGGTCATGCCGGAGACCGACCCGGACGTGCTGACCCGGCTCGTCGAGCTGATCCACACCGTCGGCGCCTGAGTCCCGCTCGGGACCTTCGGCCCTGGGCGATGATCCACGCCGCCGGGCAGGGTGGGTGCCGTGCCGCTCACATCGGATGACCCCGCTGGCCGGGGAGCGACGGGACCTGACAGTGTGGAAGGCGTGCGGAAGCGGGTGGCGATCGTCGGCGGCGGCATAGCCGGGCTGGCCGCCGCTGTGCGGATCCGGGACCGGGCCCCGGCCGACACCGAGATCATCGTGTACGAGCAGGCCGGCCGGCTCGGCGGCAAGCTGCGCACCGGCGAGCTCGCGGGCGCCACGGTCGAGCGCGGCGCCGAGTCGTTCCTCATGAGCGCCCCCGACGGCGACGAGTCCGCGGCGGTGCGTTTCGCGCGGCGGGTGGGGCTGGGCGGATCGCTCGTGCATCCCGCGCCGATCCCGGCCGCCCTGGCCATCGGCGGCCGGCTGGAGAAGGTGCCCGGCGGCACGCTGCTGGGCGTACCCGGGGATCTGAGCCTGCTCGGCACGGTCGCGACGCCGGCCGCGGACGCCGACCGCGACGAGGGCCGGCCGCTGCTCGAGCCCGGCGCCGACGTCGCCGTGGGCGCGCTGGTGCGGTCCCGCTACGGCGACGAGGTCGCCGACCGCCTGGTCGACCCCATGCTGGGCGGGGTGTACGCCGCCCGCGCCGACGAGCTGTCCCTGGCCACGACGATGCCCGCGCTCGCCCGCACCGCCCGTTCCGAGCACACCCTCGCCGGTGCCGTCCGGGCCGCCCAGGCCGCGTCCGTACGGGTGCCCGGACGTCCGATCTTCGCCGCCGTGGCCGGGGGCATGAACAGCCTCGTCTCGGCCGCCGCCACTGCGAGCGGCGCCCGGATCAGCCTCGGCCTGCCGGTGCGCGAGCTGACCCGCACCGCGCACGGGTGGCGGTTGCTGCTCGGCCCGGTGCCCGCCCCGCAGACCGACGACGTCGACGCGGTGGTGCTCGCGGTGCCGGCCCGTGCGGCCGCGCGCATGCTGGCCGGGGTGGACCTCTCCGCCGCC carries:
- a CDS encoding 3-hydroxyacyl-CoA dehydrogenase NAD-binding domain-containing protein; the encoded protein is MPEYPNEVVTKALVRLVKVPGLEKPAALITLDNGLDYKKPNSFGPAGLRSLDEAITKATEAEPAFIALTGKPYIFCVGADITGMPFITERDQAVALGELGHRVFARLKSSSIPTFAFINGAALGGGLEVSLHCHYRTVSGGAAALGLPEVAIGLVPGWGGSQLLPNLIGVPGAAQVILQNPLTQKVLRPKQAAELGVADVLFEPADFLERSLEWAAGVVKGEIEVQRPEVDKDMWEGVLFFAKQQLDEKLHGAVPSANKALELLALAKDASFEDGTAAETQALADLIMGDESRASLYAFDLVQRRAKRPVGVPDKSLARKVTKVGIVGAGLMASQLALLFARRLQVPVVLTDIDQARVDKGVDYVRGQIDKMVGRGRMDEGTAAKLRGLVSGSVDKSVFADADFVIEAVFENLDLKKQIWAELEKIVGPETVLATNTSSLSVTEMAADLEHPERVVGFHFFNPVAVLPLLEIIKGGRTDDATLATAFAVGKELKKSSVLVKDAPAFVVNRLLTRFTSEVFAAIDAGTPLATVDTALDPLGLPMRPIALLQLVGPAVAYHVGETLHEAFPDRFGDSPNLKKIVDAGLPLMVDDEINPEVEALIGGGSAPLTADEVRQKALDALAEEIRLMLDEGVVAEAQDIDLCMILGAGWPFHLGGVTPYLDRSGTSERVTGKRFLPRGLASLPA
- a CDS encoding thiolase family protein: MPRVSREVVFVDGVRTPFGKAGGMYAETRADDLVIRCIRELMRRNPQLPPERVDEVAIAATTQIGDQGLTIGRVAALLAGLPKTVPGYAIDRMCAGAMTAVTNVAGGIAMGAYDVAIAGGVEHMGRHPMGEGVDPNPRILAEKLVDPSALVMGATAENLHDRLPQISKERADAFGLASQEKTAKAYANGKLQPDMVPVAIRSAEEGWGLATADEAPRETSMEKLATLKTPFRPHGRVTAGNAAGLNDGATAALLASEDTARELGLPVAMRLVSYGFVGVEPEVMGYGPIPSTERALRLAGLTIDDIGLFELNEAFAVQVLAFLDHFGIADDDPRVNPWGGAIAIGHPLASSGVRLMTQLARHFAEHPEVRYGLTAMCIGIGMGGTVIWENPNWEGNDK
- a CDS encoding HRDC domain-containing protein, with product MTDEAFPRRRDAPDHATDGPHDVPPDPTSGGPDEPARAAVPLTAPRDGTPRPLETAEELAEVVERLAAGSGPVAVDAERASGYRYTQRAYLVQLRREGAGTVLIDPMPLDDLSTLDAALADTEWVLHAASQDLACLAEIGMKPRKLFDTELAARLAGFERVGLAALTEQLLGYSLEKHHSAADWSTRPLPESWLTYAALDVELLTDLRDLLAAELESQGKAEWAAEEFAALVASADRPPRVRPDPWRRTSGIHRVRGARAQSRVRALWYARDGVAARRDSAPGRVLPDSAIIAAAELDPKDERALLGLPGFGGRSVRRLARVWLDALDAARALPDDELPVNQPVEGPPPPHRWAERDPVAAARLQRCRQVVIATAEAHTLPPENLISPDFIRRLAWSPPEEVAPQTVGDVLRGFGARNWQVGLLADELAKVLPDPAAATG
- a CDS encoding S1C family serine protease, translating into MTTAFDPFGAPGPRRLPQDPLLSLPDHPSGEWATARTATPPPRIGHPRPARRDAGPYLASPAGGAPYPVVAGPDEVRQPRSRLVPALLAVVLLVGGGFMAWRLDRADSRLTAQLAASQQRQGELADRAARLEKRLAGVFDPEAISSSVLPSVFRVRAGNFTGTAFAVGEGGDKQASLLTNYHVVESVWENGGRKVFLERGGDEVSATIVKVSKGKDLALLRASRKIAGLETAPGTVKPGQQVVVVGAPLGLEDTVTTGVVSAYRPGDADGPSIQFDAPINPGNSGGPVVNGDDQVIGLATAKARDAEGIGLAVPIKTACDAFDIC
- a CDS encoding DUF3000 domain-containing protein → MAPTSAAPEAFTRAVAGLRASAPREEILLEEIAAPQRLAPYGFALSATVLRDGEEVASGRLILLHDPDGHEAWRGNLRLVTLITAELESDLAGDPLLPAVAWTWLTDGLEQHGAAYTAIGGTITQTTSTRFGELAGPAPTADLEIRASWTPTSGDLGDHLQGWCTMLASTAGLPPPGVTALNHQRASAT
- the hemE gene encoding uroporphyrinogen decarboxylase; translated protein: MTNSLADSALVRACRGLDVPHTPVWFMRQAGRSLPEYRKIREGVGMLESCRRPDLVTEITLQPVRRHGVDAAILFSDIVVPLAAAGIDLDIVAGTGPVVAEPIRTAAAVEGLRPLEPGAVDYVAEAVRLLVPELGSTPLIGFAGAPFTLASYLIEGGPSRTYVKTKAMMYGDPGLWHSLCSRLADITFTFLRVQVDAGVSAVQLFDSWAGALSEADYREYVLPHSAKVLTGLAGAGVPRIHFGVGTSVLLPAMGEAGADVVGVDWRTPLDRAAALVGPDRSVQGNLDPAVLFAPWPVVEREARRVLREGRAARGHVFNLGHGVMPETDPDVLTRLVELIHTVGA
- the hemG gene encoding protoporphyrinogen oxidase, whose amino-acid sequence is MRKRVAIVGGGIAGLAAAVRIRDRAPADTEIIVYEQAGRLGGKLRTGELAGATVERGAESFLMSAPDGDESAAVRFARRVGLGGSLVHPAPIPAALAIGGRLEKVPGGTLLGVPGDLSLLGTVATPAADADRDEGRPLLEPGADVAVGALVRSRYGDEVADRLVDPMLGGVYAARADELSLATTMPALARTARSEHTLAGAVRAAQAASVRVPGRPIFAAVAGGMNSLVSAAATASGARISLGLPVRELTRTAHGWRLLLGPVPAPQTDDVDAVVLAVPARAAARMLAGVDLSAAAAVEVLDYASVALAAFALPAGTPLPELSGFLVPPTEGTLVKAATFFTSKWPHLSTPDGPVIVRASLGRAGEEERLQHDDAVLLETAHAELGRLLGTSLPAPVASWVQRWGGGLPQYTPGHLDRVALARAALSDRPGLALAGAAYDGVGIPACVASGEKAADDVLKYLEER